Proteins from one Planctomyces sp. SH-PL62 genomic window:
- a CDS encoding DUF2306 domain-containing protein → MPSRRPTSSGRILALLAGLVVLRAVAGVVSNYGDYLPPDFRSDFLHGREGHFRGAYRWAFYAHIASGPVALILGLFLVGEWSRTRLRGWHRRLGWVQVACVLAVVTPSGLVMARHAAAGPVAAVGLATLAIATAVCTFQGARAAARRRFADHRRWMWRSYLLLASAVVLRLIGGLGVVAGGVAPWFDPLATWLCWLLPLAAFELSERIQRAPGPITVR, encoded by the coding sequence ATGCCTTCACGCCGTCCCACGTCGTCCGGCCGCATCCTGGCCTTGCTGGCCGGGCTGGTGGTGCTGCGGGCCGTCGCGGGCGTCGTCTCGAATTACGGCGACTACCTGCCGCCCGATTTCCGCTCCGACTTCCTGCACGGGCGTGAGGGCCATTTCCGGGGGGCCTATCGGTGGGCCTTCTACGCCCACATCGCGTCCGGCCCCGTCGCGCTGATCCTGGGCCTGTTCCTGGTCGGCGAATGGTCGCGGACGAGGCTCCGCGGGTGGCATCGCCGCCTGGGATGGGTGCAGGTGGCGTGCGTCCTTGCGGTGGTGACGCCCAGCGGGCTCGTGATGGCGCGCCACGCCGCGGCGGGGCCGGTGGCGGCGGTCGGGCTGGCGACCCTGGCGATCGCCACCGCCGTCTGCACCTTCCAGGGCGCGCGGGCGGCGGCGAGGCGACGATTCGCGGACCATCGCCGCTGGATGTGGCGGAGCTATCTGTTGCTCGCCTCGGCCGTCGTGCTCAGGCTGATCGGCGGGCTGGGCGTCGTCGCGGGGGGCGTCGCCCCCTGGTTCGACCCGCTCGCGACCTGGCTCTGCTGGCTCCTCCCGTTGGCGGCCTTCGAGCTGTCCGAGCGAATCCAACGCGCCCCCGGGCCGATCACAGTTCGTTGA
- a CDS encoding acetylxylan esterase, whose product MGTPDAEIAAQTNYDEAAVRPYTLPDPLRTAEGRSVTSPDLWAKARRPELLKLFESQVYGKTPTPSQPIPISHEVVSEEPEALGGKAIRREVTIKFGEGADAPRMELLIFLPKQPTGGRPVPAFLGLNFEGNHAVTNDPGVRISTAWMRPGQEKGVVDNRATEAGRGRVADRWCAERVVERGYALATAYYGDIDPDFDDGFQNGVHPLFYRPGQTKPDPDQWGSIGAWAWGLSRALDYLATVPEVDAAKVAVLGHSRLGKTALWAGAHDPRFALVISNNSGEGGASLARRNFGETTANLNKSFPHWFCGNFKQYSGHEDKLPVDQHELIALIAPRPVLISSAEDDTWADPRGEFLAAQAADPVYRLLGTDGFQLAEWPAPAEDSLSKGTIAYRYRPGKHDVLPSDWEAFLKFADEHLKK is encoded by the coding sequence ATGGGGACGCCGGACGCGGAAATCGCCGCGCAGACGAACTACGACGAGGCGGCGGTCCGGCCTTACACGCTGCCGGACCCCCTCCGCACGGCCGAGGGGCGGAGCGTCACCTCGCCCGACCTCTGGGCGAAGGCCCGGCGGCCGGAGCTGCTCAAGCTGTTCGAATCGCAGGTCTACGGCAAGACCCCCACGCCCTCTCAGCCCATCCCGATCTCCCACGAGGTCGTCTCGGAGGAGCCCGAGGCGCTCGGCGGCAAGGCGATCCGTCGCGAGGTGACGATCAAGTTCGGCGAAGGGGCCGACGCCCCCCGCATGGAGCTGCTGATCTTCCTGCCGAAGCAGCCCACCGGGGGCCGACCCGTCCCGGCGTTCCTGGGGCTGAACTTCGAGGGGAACCACGCCGTCACGAACGACCCGGGCGTGCGGATCTCAACGGCCTGGATGCGGCCCGGCCAGGAGAAAGGGGTCGTCGACAACAGGGCGACCGAGGCCGGGCGGGGCCGCGTCGCCGACCGCTGGTGCGCCGAGCGGGTCGTCGAACGCGGCTACGCGCTGGCGACGGCGTACTACGGCGACATCGACCCCGACTTCGACGACGGCTTCCAGAACGGCGTCCACCCGCTCTTCTACCGACCCGGCCAGACGAAGCCCGACCCCGACCAGTGGGGCTCCATCGGCGCGTGGGCCTGGGGCCTGAGCCGGGCGCTCGACTATCTCGCGACCGTCCCCGAGGTCGACGCCGCGAAGGTCGCCGTGCTGGGCCACTCGCGGCTGGGCAAGACGGCGCTCTGGGCCGGGGCGCACGACCCCCGGTTCGCCCTGGTGATCTCGAACAACTCCGGGGAAGGGGGGGCGTCGCTCGCCCGCCGGAACTTCGGCGAGACGACGGCGAATCTCAACAAGAGCTTCCCCCACTGGTTCTGCGGCAACTTCAAGCAGTACTCCGGCCACGAGGACAAGCTCCCGGTCGACCAGCACGAGCTGATCGCCCTGATCGCCCCCCGCCCGGTCCTGATCAGCAGCGCCGAGGACGACACGTGGGCCGACCCTCGCGGCGAATTCCTCGCCGCCCAGGCCGCCGACCCGGTCTACCGGCTGCTGGGGACCGACGGCTTCCAGCTCGCCGAATGGCCCGCCCCCGCCGAGGACTCGCTCAGCAAGGGGACCATCGCCTACCGCTACCGCCCCGGCAAGCACGACGTCCTCCCGTCCGACTGGGAGGCGTTCCTGAAGTTCGCCGACGAACATCTGAAGAAGTAA
- a CDS encoding sugar phosphate isomerase/epimerase family protein — translation MLQLGIVTYNIAKDWDLPTLLQKLEGLGYAGVELRTTHRHGVEVGLSADERREVRKRFEDSPVELVGLGSAFEYQSPDPAVVRKQIADTKEYVRLAHDVGAPGVKVRPNGLPKGEDPETVFRRIGAALHEVGEDAQGQGIEIRVEVHGAGTSEWPGFARIIEHADHPNVGVCWNSNPQDVPAGGGSIAANFRLVADKIRTVHLRDLTDEKYPWRELFSLLDASGYDGYTLAEIPESTDPDRVLRYFRALWLAYQPSR, via the coding sequence ATGCTCCAACTCGGGATCGTGACCTACAACATCGCCAAGGATTGGGACCTCCCCACCCTCTTGCAGAAGCTCGAAGGGCTGGGCTACGCCGGCGTGGAGCTGCGGACGACGCACCGCCACGGCGTCGAGGTCGGGCTTTCGGCCGACGAGCGCCGCGAGGTCCGCAAGCGGTTCGAGGACTCGCCCGTCGAGCTCGTCGGGTTGGGGAGCGCGTTCGAATACCAGAGCCCGGACCCGGCGGTCGTCCGCAAGCAGATCGCGGACACCAAGGAGTACGTCCGGCTGGCGCACGACGTCGGCGCGCCTGGCGTGAAGGTCCGGCCCAACGGGCTCCCGAAAGGGGAAGATCCCGAGACCGTCTTCCGTCGCATCGGCGCGGCCTTGCACGAGGTCGGCGAGGACGCCCAGGGCCAGGGGATCGAGATCCGGGTCGAGGTCCACGGCGCGGGGACCTCGGAATGGCCCGGATTCGCCCGGATCATCGAGCACGCCGATCACCCCAACGTCGGCGTCTGCTGGAACTCCAACCCCCAGGACGTGCCCGCCGGAGGCGGCTCGATCGCCGCCAACTTCCGGCTGGTCGCCGACAAGATCCGGACCGTCCACCTCCGCGACCTGACCGACGAGAAATACCCCTGGCGCGAACTGTTCAGCCTCCTCGACGCGAGCGGCTACGACGGCTACACCCTCGCCGAGATCCCCGAGAGCACCGACCCCGATCGCGTCCTCCGCTACTTCCGAGCCCTCTGGCTGGCCTACCAACCCTCCCGCTGA
- a CDS encoding ribosome-binding factor A gives MQLCHQVAVTLSEVLADCGDPLLQGLQVVGVEPAPDASRLSVALACDDGRTLERIEDHLAKASGHIRGEVAQAITRKRTPVLIYHLAPAGALG, from the coding sequence ATGCAGCTCTGCCATCAGGTGGCCGTGACGCTGAGCGAGGTCCTGGCCGATTGCGGCGACCCGCTGCTCCAGGGCCTCCAGGTCGTCGGCGTCGAGCCGGCGCCGGACGCCTCGCGGCTCTCCGTCGCCCTGGCCTGCGACGACGGCCGGACCCTGGAACGCATCGAAGACCACCTGGCCAAGGCCTCGGGCCACATCCGCGGCGAGGTCGCCCAGGCCATCACCCGCAAGCGCACGCCGGTGCTGATCTATCACCTGGCCCCGGCCGGCGCCCTCGGCTGA
- a CDS encoding TetR/AcrR family transcriptional regulator, translating into MNQKDKQREATKRAFVEALAEELASGRAPTVEGVAGRAGANKALVYRYFGGLPGLIAAYAGDETFMPSAAELLDLGGVSGEASARERFAACVTATVAALARRPATVQVLLRLSTFDEAILAALREGRARGVDEIRKAFGEPGPELGFDADVAFSLLISGACQILGARRTTWIEAERPVSELAAELDRTIRGLLGVPC; encoded by the coding sequence GTGAACCAGAAAGACAAGCAGCGGGAGGCGACGAAGCGGGCGTTCGTGGAGGCGCTGGCGGAAGAGCTGGCGTCGGGCCGGGCACCCACAGTGGAGGGGGTCGCGGGGCGGGCGGGGGCGAACAAGGCGCTGGTGTACCGCTATTTCGGCGGGCTGCCCGGGTTGATCGCCGCGTATGCGGGGGATGAGACGTTCATGCCGTCGGCCGCCGAGTTGCTGGACCTTGGCGGCGTCTCGGGCGAGGCCTCGGCGCGGGAGCGGTTCGCGGCCTGCGTCACGGCGACCGTGGCCGCGCTGGCGAGGCGGCCGGCGACGGTCCAGGTCCTCCTCCGACTGTCGACGTTCGACGAGGCGATTTTGGCGGCCCTCCGCGAGGGCCGAGCCCGGGGCGTCGACGAGATTCGCAAGGCGTTCGGCGAGCCCGGCCCGGAATTGGGGTTCGACGCGGACGTCGCCTTCAGCCTGCTGATCTCCGGCGCCTGCCAGATCCTCGGCGCGCGGCGGACGACCTGGATCGAGGCCGAGCGGCCCGTCTCCGAACTCGCGGCCGAGCTCGACCGGACGATCCGAGGCCTTCTCGGCGTCCCGTGCTGA
- a CDS encoding NAD(P)H-binding protein, protein MAGSYLILGATGEVGRRVFATMRSRGLSVKGASRRPDGAGLVEFDLLDSRTHGPAFEGVEAVMLISRPGDEEADVHAGPVVEAMRARGVRRVVVLSALGAERREDFSLRKVERLVEGSGLAWTHVRPNFFMQMLARPPLSGEIAELGMLSLPLADARIAYVDAEDVAAVVVRALDGPERSGRAIEVNGPEALDHHEIAAEIAGATGRGVRYVPLDDDQARRLLELRGLPPAHVERVLRFYALARSGWCASVDAEVSRLIGRPLGRFATFARRQASAWRVLGRAGDGPNPD, encoded by the coding sequence ATGGCCGGTTCGTATCTGATCCTGGGAGCGACGGGCGAGGTGGGCCGTCGGGTGTTCGCAACGATGCGGTCGCGGGGGCTGTCGGTCAAGGGGGCGTCGCGACGGCCCGATGGGGCGGGCCTGGTGGAATTCGACCTGCTGGACTCGCGAACGCACGGCCCGGCGTTCGAGGGCGTGGAAGCGGTCATGCTGATTTCGAGGCCGGGGGACGAGGAGGCCGACGTCCACGCCGGGCCGGTGGTCGAGGCGATGCGTGCGCGGGGCGTGCGCCGGGTTGTCGTCCTGTCGGCGCTGGGAGCGGAGCGTCGCGAGGACTTTTCGCTGCGGAAGGTCGAGCGGCTGGTGGAGGGGTCGGGCCTGGCCTGGACGCACGTCCGGCCGAACTTCTTCATGCAGATGCTGGCCCGGCCGCCGTTGAGCGGGGAGATCGCCGAGCTTGGCATGCTGAGCCTCCCGCTCGCCGACGCTCGCATCGCCTACGTCGACGCCGAGGACGTGGCGGCGGTCGTCGTCCGCGCCCTCGACGGCCCCGAGCGTTCCGGTCGGGCGATCGAGGTCAACGGCCCCGAGGCGCTCGATCACCACGAGATCGCCGCCGAGATCGCCGGAGCGACGGGCCGAGGCGTCCGCTACGTCCCCCTTGACGACGACCAGGCGCGACGACTGCTGGAGCTTCGCGGGCTGCCGCCGGCGCACGTCGAACGCGTCCTTCGCTTCTACGCGCTGGCTCGGTCGGGTTGGTGCGCCTCGGTCGACGCAGAGGTCTCTCGATTGATCGGTCGGCCTCTCGGCCGCTTCGCGACGTTCGCTCGCCGTCAGGCTTCGGCCTGGCGGGTGCTCGGCCGAGCGGGCGACGGTCCGAATCCCGATTGA
- a CDS encoding alkaline phosphatase family protein, which produces MKVMVLGLDGATWDILGPLAAEGLLPNFERLRKGGASGELRSVFPPLSPVAWTGVMTGKNSGKHGVFEFLEHDHDPMKGRVNSSRAIRSDLIWEVAARHGKKTIAGGVPMSYPPRPAKDFPGFYLGDFLSPENAPDFSSDPALFAELEKAVGPYRAWSTSIHDGDNEEAVTDDLTAFLDQHLKTIEFLMGRCEWDLLMFDLMATDRFGHELWHAWDTTHAAAKGRESKLQALRPKLLEFWKTLDRGLGAIFDKADADTTFLLMSDHGFGPIEHYVNFNVWLLEQGYIALKDGFYVKQKHWFYRRGVTPEWFYGLMSKWGMANHRVTRFRGKQESWIDRLGEKTFLSREHIDWSRTRAYAQGNFGQIFLNLKGRQPQGCVDPGEARALLDEIKAGLMTIVDPATGEALVERVHEAAELYHGPHADKAPDLTVVLKDWKYRTIGLHDFTTHKIVSPAFGPTGDHRMEGVLVAGGPGIQPRTGPQGANLLDIAPTVLHLLGVPVPADMDGRVLGELLTPELAATADRRADRDDDEGAEVDSSYTADDEAAIQSRLADLGYL; this is translated from the coding sequence ATGAAGGTCATGGTGCTGGGCCTGGACGGGGCCACCTGGGACATCCTGGGGCCTCTCGCCGCCGAGGGGCTGCTGCCGAACTTCGAGCGACTCCGCAAGGGCGGGGCCTCGGGCGAGCTGCGGTCGGTCTTCCCGCCCCTCAGCCCTGTGGCCTGGACCGGCGTCATGACCGGCAAGAACTCGGGCAAGCACGGCGTCTTCGAGTTCCTGGAGCACGACCACGACCCGATGAAGGGCCGGGTCAACTCGTCGCGGGCGATCCGGTCCGACCTGATCTGGGAGGTCGCCGCCCGCCACGGCAAGAAGACGATCGCCGGCGGCGTGCCGATGAGCTACCCCCCGCGCCCGGCGAAGGACTTCCCCGGCTTCTACCTGGGCGACTTCCTCAGCCCCGAGAACGCCCCCGACTTCTCCAGCGACCCCGCGCTCTTCGCCGAGCTGGAAAAGGCCGTCGGCCCCTATCGCGCCTGGTCGACGTCGATCCACGACGGCGACAACGAGGAGGCGGTGACCGACGACCTGACCGCGTTCCTCGACCAGCACCTCAAGACCATCGAATTCCTGATGGGACGGTGCGAGTGGGACCTGCTCATGTTCGACCTCATGGCCACCGACCGCTTCGGCCATGAGTTGTGGCACGCCTGGGACACCACCCACGCCGCCGCCAAGGGACGCGAGAGCAAGCTGCAAGCGCTCCGGCCCAAGCTCCTGGAGTTCTGGAAGACGCTCGACCGAGGGTTGGGGGCGATCTTCGACAAGGCCGACGCCGACACCACGTTCCTGCTGATGAGCGACCACGGCTTCGGGCCGATCGAGCATTACGTCAACTTCAACGTCTGGCTGCTGGAGCAGGGCTACATCGCGCTCAAGGACGGCTTCTACGTCAAGCAGAAGCACTGGTTCTACCGTCGCGGCGTGACCCCGGAGTGGTTCTACGGGCTGATGAGCAAGTGGGGGATGGCGAACCACCGCGTCACCCGCTTCCGGGGCAAGCAGGAGAGCTGGATCGACCGCCTGGGCGAGAAGACGTTCCTCTCGCGCGAGCACATCGACTGGTCGCGCACCCGGGCCTACGCCCAGGGGAACTTCGGCCAGATCTTCCTGAACCTCAAGGGCCGCCAGCCCCAGGGGTGCGTCGACCCCGGGGAGGCCCGCGCCTTGCTCGACGAGATCAAGGCGGGCCTCATGACGATCGTCGACCCCGCGACCGGCGAGGCGCTCGTCGAGCGCGTCCACGAGGCCGCCGAGCTGTACCACGGCCCCCACGCCGACAAGGCGCCCGACCTGACCGTCGTCCTCAAGGACTGGAAGTACCGCACGATCGGGCTGCACGACTTCACGACCCACAAGATCGTCTCGCCCGCCTTCGGCCCGACCGGCGATCACCGCATGGAAGGGGTGCTCGTCGCGGGCGGCCCCGGCATCCAGCCCCGGACCGGCCCGCAGGGGGCGAACCTCCTGGACATCGCGCCGACCGTCCTCCACCTGCTGGGCGTCCCCGTCCCCGCCGACATGGACGGCCGCGTCCTGGGCGAACTTCTCACCCCCGAACTCGCCGCCACCGCCGACCGCCGCGCCGACCGCGACGACGACGAGGGCGCCGAAGTGGACTCGTCCTACACCGCCGACGACGAAGCCGCCATCCAGAGCCGCCTCGCCGACCTGGGCTATCTCTGA
- the fae gene encoding formaldehyde-activating enzyme: MSGRILLRTGEALVEGSEDYLCAEPEIVIGELDGPVGTALATLMGDQVKGHTRVFAILNSDVQVRPATLMVSKVTVKSARYTNILMGTVQAAIANGVLDAVREGVIPRDKVYDLGIIYSVWLDPSVTEVEKVDHKALFDVHREATLKAIRKALHNAPSIDWLLENQDKVEHYFHKLGLDGEL, translated from the coding sequence ATGAGCGGACGCATCCTGCTGCGGACGGGCGAGGCGTTGGTGGAAGGCTCCGAGGACTACCTCTGCGCCGAGCCGGAGATCGTCATCGGCGAGCTGGACGGGCCGGTCGGCACCGCCCTGGCGACCCTGATGGGAGACCAGGTGAAGGGCCACACGCGGGTCTTCGCGATCCTCAACAGCGACGTCCAGGTCCGCCCGGCGACCCTCATGGTCAGCAAGGTCACCGTCAAGAGCGCCAGGTACACGAACATCCTGATGGGGACCGTCCAGGCCGCGATCGCCAACGGCGTCCTCGACGCCGTCCGCGAGGGCGTCATCCCCAGGGACAAGGTCTACGACCTGGGCATCATCTACTCCGTCTGGCTCGACCCGTCCGTGACCGAGGTCGAGAAGGTCGACCACAAGGCCCTCTTCGACGTCCACCGCGAGGCCACCCTCAAGGCCATTCGCAAGGCCCTCCACAACGCCCCCTCGATCGACTGGCTCCTGGAGAATCAGGACAAGGTCGAACACTACTTCCACAAGCTCGGCCTCGACGGCGAGCTGTGA
- a CDS encoding lipid-binding SYLF domain-containing protein, with translation MRTPTRLRLAALCFLPTLLSTAAPARAQKPPDVVVGQAIQAMSEVTRNPRTGMPRLVMRNAQGIAIIPNMFKAGFVIGARFGRGVLLVRQPDGMWSNPVFIHLVGGSFGFQAGAQKTDLILVFQTQRGLDRFIKGRDKLTLGVDAGVAAGPAGRRFEAGTDVALKSEILSYSNSRGVFAGVSAEGGTLQIDWRANMLYYGRPVSVGEIVAVNSKLPVPIQAVTLQEMLAEKTALPGGVVVGQPGQVVEGETIILESDEPVIQGAAPRTSSSVRTSPEPRPRPRPRVVRPEILEEDEDLDPLPSARPEPRSIPANDEDLPSAIPDPRPARPDNEPLPKVKVESKPRAKVESTPSPKDEPGLNLDDIPPLDPPKS, from the coding sequence ATGCGGACCCCAACTCGGCTGCGGCTCGCCGCCCTGTGCTTCCTCCCGACGCTCCTCTCGACGGCCGCCCCGGCGCGGGCGCAGAAGCCCCCGGACGTCGTCGTCGGCCAGGCGATCCAGGCGATGAGCGAGGTCACCCGCAATCCCAGGACGGGCATGCCCCGGCTGGTCATGCGCAACGCCCAGGGGATCGCCATCATCCCCAACATGTTCAAGGCCGGTTTCGTCATCGGCGCGCGTTTCGGCCGGGGGGTGCTGCTCGTCCGCCAGCCCGACGGGATGTGGAGCAACCCGGTCTTCATCCACCTCGTCGGCGGCAGCTTCGGCTTCCAGGCCGGCGCCCAGAAGACCGACCTGATCCTGGTCTTCCAGACCCAACGCGGGCTCGACCGCTTCATCAAGGGGCGCGACAAGTTGACCCTGGGCGTGGACGCCGGCGTGGCGGCCGGGCCCGCGGGCAGGCGGTTCGAAGCCGGGACCGACGTCGCCCTGAAATCCGAGATCCTCTCCTACTCCAACAGCCGAGGCGTCTTCGCCGGGGTCTCGGCCGAGGGGGGGACGCTCCAGATCGACTGGCGGGCCAACATGCTCTACTACGGCCGCCCCGTCTCCGTCGGCGAGATCGTCGCCGTCAACAGCAAGCTCCCCGTCCCCATCCAGGCCGTGACCTTGCAGGAGATGCTCGCCGAGAAGACCGCGCTCCCCGGCGGCGTCGTGGTCGGCCAGCCCGGCCAGGTCGTCGAGGGCGAGACCATCATCCTCGAATCGGACGAGCCGGTGATCCAGGGTGCGGCCCCCCGGACCTCGTCCTCCGTCCGCACCTCCCCCGAGCCTCGGCCCCGCCCCCGGCCCCGGGTCGTCCGCCCCGAAATCCTCGAGGAGGATGAAGACCTGGACCCGCTCCCCAGCGCCAGGCCCGAGCCCCGGTCGATCCCCGCGAACGACGAGGATCTCCCCTCCGCCATCCCCGACCCCCGCCCGGCCCGGCCCGACAACGAGCCGCTCCCCAAGGTGAAGGTCGAATCGAAGCCCAGGGCCAAGGTCGAGTCGACGCCCAGTCCCAAGGACGAGCCCGGCCTGAACCTGGACGACATCCCGCCCCTCGACCCGCCCAAGTCCTGA
- a CDS encoding esterase/lipase family protein yields the protein MMQPRRAAVLSVLAVVLATAGGCAQIVVHQRPILSRESREVVETATIAPAGTRRAHALIRSGLELDRKHPDWAVTYFRDAALQALPAVAWGGESPEAVDGRGAYRRAIEYLLVTADRRVKSEKIAWTEALAQSGIGVSGRVALYDPPLWREVLPTREFEVKGFRRTAGRGGVGAPVVIRMARTLENNERIVEGALDVSDPSERHFPAQVFQGASAVIRPGGPGEPPAILEFHDPVREPDMTWSPAGGPPLPLAYDMTIPVARQFHEGNLDLIGRLGVLYPSEYDGRTGIFMMDPYQPGKIPVVFVHGLMSSPAAWTNAINELRGDPELRKRYQFWMFFYSTGNPILTSAARLRSSLVSIRDELDPLAKDPAMDQMVLIGHSMGGVLTRLMISDSGDALWRAATAKSPDDVVLADEPKRMLLDSMFFAPVPTIRRAVFVATPHHGSPMGDAWIGRVASRLIRVPQQVVDIQGALAKLNGGDDVGWDFKDRRYATSVAQLGLTNPVLQAIDALPIEPSVPFHSIIGYDGKEPLPTGGDGVVPYLSAHVDGAMSELIVSSGHTAQETEAAVEEMHRLLTLHSNEYAADRMAIAAGAPPTPAPPAPTAPRP from the coding sequence ATGATGCAGCCACGGCGTGCGGCGGTGCTCTCGGTCCTGGCGGTCGTCCTGGCGACGGCGGGCGGCTGCGCGCAGATCGTGGTGCACCAGCGGCCGATCCTGAGCCGGGAGTCGCGCGAGGTCGTCGAGACGGCGACGATCGCGCCGGCGGGGACGCGGCGGGCGCACGCCCTCATCCGGTCCGGGCTGGAGCTGGACCGCAAGCATCCCGACTGGGCCGTCACCTACTTCCGCGACGCGGCCCTCCAGGCGCTGCCGGCCGTCGCGTGGGGGGGGGAGTCGCCCGAGGCGGTCGACGGCCGGGGCGCATATCGGCGGGCGATCGAGTACCTGCTGGTCACGGCCGACCGCCGGGTGAAGTCGGAGAAGATCGCCTGGACGGAGGCCCTGGCGCAGTCGGGGATCGGCGTCTCCGGGAGGGTCGCCCTCTACGACCCGCCGCTCTGGCGCGAGGTCTTGCCGACGCGAGAGTTCGAGGTCAAGGGATTCCGACGCACGGCAGGGCGGGGGGGCGTGGGTGCGCCGGTGGTCATCCGCATGGCCCGAACCCTGGAGAACAACGAGCGGATCGTGGAAGGTGCCCTGGACGTGAGCGACCCGTCCGAGCGGCACTTCCCCGCGCAGGTCTTCCAGGGGGCCTCGGCCGTGATCCGCCCCGGCGGGCCTGGCGAGCCCCCGGCGATCCTCGAATTCCACGACCCGGTGCGCGAGCCCGACATGACCTGGAGCCCCGCCGGCGGCCCGCCGCTGCCGCTGGCCTACGACATGACCATCCCCGTCGCCCGCCAGTTCCACGAGGGCAACCTCGACCTCATCGGTCGGCTCGGCGTCCTGTACCCCTCGGAGTACGACGGCCGGACGGGCATCTTCATGATGGACCCGTACCAGCCCGGCAAGATCCCGGTCGTCTTCGTCCACGGCCTGATGTCCAGCCCCGCCGCCTGGACCAACGCCATCAATGAGCTTCGCGGCGATCCCGAGCTGCGCAAGCGCTATCAGTTCTGGATGTTCTTCTATTCGACGGGCAATCCGATCCTGACCTCGGCCGCGCGGCTGCGTTCGTCCCTGGTCTCGATCCGGGACGAGCTGGACCCGCTGGCCAAGGACCCGGCGATGGACCAGATGGTCCTGATCGGCCACAGCATGGGGGGCGTGCTCACTCGGCTGATGATCAGCGACAGCGGCGACGCCCTCTGGCGGGCCGCGACCGCCAAGTCGCCCGACGACGTCGTGTTGGCCGACGAACCCAAGCGGATGCTGCTGGACTCCATGTTTTTCGCCCCGGTGCCGACGATCCGCCGAGCCGTCTTCGTGGCCACGCCGCACCACGGCAGCCCGATGGGGGACGCCTGGATCGGCCGGGTCGCCTCGCGGCTGATCCGCGTGCCCCAGCAGGTCGTGGACATCCAGGGCGCGCTGGCGAAGCTCAACGGCGGCGACGACGTGGGCTGGGACTTCAAGGACCGCCGCTACGCCACCAGCGTCGCCCAGCTCGGCCTGACCAACCCGGTGCTCCAGGCCATCGACGCCCTCCCCATCGAGCCCAGCGTCCCCTTCCACTCGATCATCGGCTACGACGGCAAGGAGCCGCTCCCCACCGGCGGCGACGGCGTCGTCCCCTATCTCAGCGCCCACGTCGACGGCGCGATGTCCGAGCTGATCGTCTCCAGCGGCCACACCGCGCAGGAGACCGAGGCCGCCGTCGAGGAGATGCACCGGCTCCTGACCCTCCACTCCAACGAGTACGCCGCCGACCGCATGGCGATCGCCGCCGGCGCCCCGCCGACCCCCGCGCCGCCCGCCCCGACGGCCCCACGCCCTTGA
- a CDS encoding PEP-CTERM sorting domain-containing protein, translating to MNTQGFSDALKSAAGLVAARGRRAALIVACASALFAQAAPGARAERVEALFVGLVTSAFPESNEWVSIRQTLGMYVAYDDSQYDGVGLGVISFSATNSNILEIGTNLVGFRAEASPRYHTGEPLTITLLDGELVDTNFRLYDENGFGIGGIESKGLEFSAFFIPGGERYSYQISGTWGAVVPEPSSVVLLGLAAVGLAGWMKWRS from the coding sequence ATGAACACCCAAGGATTTTCGGATGCATTGAAGTCCGCCGCCGGTCTCGTCGCCGCTCGCGGGAGGCGGGCCGCCCTGATCGTCGCCTGCGCGTCCGCCCTCTTCGCCCAGGCGGCGCCGGGAGCCCGAGCGGAGAGAGTGGAGGCGTTGTTCGTCGGCCTGGTCACCTCGGCCTTCCCCGAGTCGAACGAATGGGTCTCGATCCGCCAGACTCTCGGCATGTACGTCGCTTACGACGACAGCCAGTACGACGGGGTCGGCCTCGGGGTGATCTCCTTCTCGGCGACGAACTCCAACATTCTCGAGATCGGCACGAATCTCGTCGGTTTCCGGGCCGAGGCGTCTCCCCGCTACCATACCGGGGAGCCCCTGACCATCACGCTGCTGGATGGAGAGCTCGTCGACACGAATTTCCGTTTGTACGACGAGAACGGGTTCGGAATCGGCGGAATCGAGTCGAAGGGCCTGGAGTTCTCGGCCTTCTTCATTCCCGGCGGCGAGCGATATTCCTACCAGATCTCCGGAACGTGGGGGGCCGTCGTGCCGGAGCCCTCGTCGGTCGTCCTGCTCGGCCTGGCCGCGGTCGGCCTGGCGGGCTGGATGAAGTGGCGGAGCTGA